The window GGCGGCTTCTATGATATGACGTGCATCAGCACCCATATAAACAGGTATGCTTTTATTGACGTGTTCGAGCAGTCCGAAGTGATCCAGGTGTGAATGCGAGATAAGTATAGACAGCAGAGATTCATCGCCTCCAGCCAGGCCGCAAATTGACGGAAGATACTTCTTATCGTTGTCTTCTGCATCCAGGGGCAATCCGATATCCAGAATGAGCCGTTTACCGCTGGACTCTATTTCCACACAGCTTCCGCCTATTTCATGTGTGCCGCGATGAATGGTTAGTTTCATTTAGCCTATTCCCACTTGCCGATTGGGCGGAAGGTCATCTTTCGCATCCTCCCCCGGCCATCGAATTCCCATCCCCACGCGTTTCCATCGCCTTCTATGCTATGGAGCACTATACGTCCGCCCTTCTCAGAATACTGCTTGAGCCAGCCGGCGATCTGCTCTGCTTCATGCCACTTTCCATATAGAGCAGGCACTGTTCCGTCATCCGTATCTGGTACATACGGATCCAAGCCATCATCACTCGATTTAAATACAAGAAAACCATCGCTGTTGAGCACAGCTCTTTCCAGAAAATACCGAATGGGAGCCAGACCGCGTCCGCTCCGTGTTTTTAGCACTCGGCTTACTTCCGCTGCTGACTCGGCTTTAATCTTCACGTCTATCAAGTGCAATGAACTTTCATAGCCCATGGAATGCTCCTATCTCTTATAGCCGTTGATTCAGTGCCCATTTTCTAAGTCTATTATCCTGATCTTTGTAAACTTTCCGGTTGACATTATATGTTCTCATATGAACACAGGGTAGACATATGAGCGGGTCATTATCAAGAACTATTTCTATTCCTGTAGCAAATACTTCTCTTATGGGATGGAAAGTTACCCCTGCTTTCCTTTGCAAGAATTGGAAAACCGGCTGTCCAAGCGTGATTACATATTTCGGTTTATATTTACTCAACTTCTCTTTAAAATCATCATAGCTCAACTCCGCAAGTCCATTGACCAAGTCATCAAATGGTATGCTCTCCCACTTCGCTATTCTCGCAAGGGATGTATTAAAACTCAAATTGACTAAATTTAAGGCTATGATTTGATCGACAGTTAGATTGAGGGGAGATAGAATATGCTGTGAGACGTACTTATACAACGATGAGTCCTCATCATCAAGCATCAAGACTTTTCTCACAATGCTCTTTGTAGTTATGCCCCCATCCTGTCCAACTATTACCAACCCGCCCTTTTTATAGTCAGTCCCTCGGAAATCCGGTGGGTATGCTTTCCGAGCTTGGTATTTTTCTTTGAGGTTTCTATAAGATTCCTTCATAGTATCTACCATCTTTAATTCCTGTAGCGCTCGCTTGCCAGATGGGCTACCGATTAGTCCCTCAGTGGCTAGCTTGTCATAGAATGCTTCTTCACTCACACAATCATAGCTATCTCTCATAGTCACATATCCTCCGAATCGATAACGGCGCCAACACTTAATCCCGTCAATAAATACAGGATTATCACCGCAGTCATCCATAGAGTCCCAATTTGGAGTTTCACCGGTTTCTGTGACTGCTTTTGCATTACAAATACGGCATACGCGGTTAGGCCAGCCTATATCACGCATTAGACTAGAATCAGACTGATGACAGATACTGCATTCATTTTTCATTACATCATCACCTCAATCATCTTCTTATCTAATCAAATGTTCTGAGCACTACTTTTGAGAGTATGGTTCAATATATTCTTCCTATGCCGCCCGATGGTAAGTCCTTCAAACAGGTAGAAGTTCTATCTATTGGAAAAAATTTGGTGGACCCGGGGGGATTCGAACCCCCTACCTCTTGAATGCAAATCAAGCGTTCTCCCAAATGAACTACGGGCCCGTAATGGTATACCTCTGGGAAGAGGTCTAACCCCCTGCCCCGATATAATCGGGACACATCTTGTCGACGTGTTAAATGGTGGGCGGTATAGGACTTGAACCTATGGCCTTCTGCGTGTAAAGCAGACGCTCTAGCCAACTGAGCTAACCGCCCACATGGCGCGCTTGGTGGGGCTCGAACCCACGACCTCAGCCTCCGCAGGGCTGCGCTCTAATCCTATTGAGCTACAAGCGCGTATTATAAAGTGCCGAAGGAGGGACTCGAACCCACATGTCCGTTTCGGACACTACGCCCTGAACGTAGCGCGTCTACCATTCCGCCACTTCGGCAAATCCCGGCCTTCACAGAAAAATGGGCGATACTGGACTTGAACCAGTGACCTCTTGCGTGTGAAGCAAGCGCTCTAACCAGCTGAGCTAACCGCCCCCGAGAGCACATCTAATTTTAGCCATCGCAGTTATATTTGTAAAGACAGGCTTCCGGACGTGAATTTATGGACGTCGGATGGGAAAGCCTTTGGGGAGCTTTTCTTCGTCTGGATTGACATTAAGTCGTTTTAACAATATGCTAGATGCATCTTTGGGCAGATATATTTTACCTGTAGAGGTTGTCTCGATGGCGAAGAAAGCACAGGACACGAAGATACTGGTGACCGGCGGCGCGGGCTACGTCGGCAGCGTGGTCACGGAGGAGCTTCTTGCCAGCGGCAGGAAGGTGGTGGTGGTTGATGACCTGCGTCAGGGGCACAGAGATGCTGTTGCAAAAGAGGCGGAACTGGTCATGGGAGATATCCGTGACGAGATGCTGCTCGAAGATATTTTCAAGAGCTCCAAGATCGAAGCCGTGGTTCATCTGGCTGCGGACAGCATTATCGGGACTTCCATGACCGATCCCAGGCTTTGTCTGGAAAACAACGTTATCGGCGGGATGACGATCTTGAAGCAGATGTTGAAACACAAGGTCACGAACCTCGTCTTCTCCTCGAGCGCGGCGGTGTACGGCGAGCCCAGGAGCGTCCCTATCGACGAAAATCATCCAACGGAGCCGATCAATACATATGGTGAGTCCAAGCTCTTGTTCGAGCGCATGCTGTTCTGGTACGGGCGGGCATACGGTTTGAAGTATGTCTCCCTGCGTTATTTCAATGCCGCCGGAGCCAGCGAGCGCTTCGGCGAGGATCATCGTCCCGAGTCGCATCTGGTTCCCTGTGTCCTTGCCGCCGCCAGAGGCAAGGTTGCTTCTATGGCCGTGTTCGGCAATGATTATCCTACCAAGGACGGCAGTTGCGTTCGGGATTACATCCATGTCGTGGACATAGCCCAGGCACATATACTGGCCTTGAAGAAGTTGAAGACGTTGAGCGGAAGGGCGTATAACCTTGGCAGCGGGAGCGGCTGCTCGGTGCTGCAGGTGATTAAAGCGGCGCGCAAGATAACCGGCGCGGACATTCCTGTTCAATTCCATGCCCGCCGTACCGGGGACCCGGCAGTTTTGGTTGCCAGTTGCGACCTGGCCAAGAAAGAACTCGGCTGGCAGCCGGCATACACGAAAATCGAGGATATAATCGAGAGCGCGTGGCGCTGGAGGTGCAACTATCCCGACGGCTATCGCAAATAAGAGGATCTGCTTGATAGATTCAGGTTGTTTAATTAATAGATCGGGCAGTTACTCCAGGGGGGGAGCGCTGTGAGCATATATATGAATTACTACGTTCTGTCTCCGCAGGGACGGAAGAAGTTTGAGGATTGGCAGCAGATGGGCATCACCACGGGTCCTCAGTATCAGGTTGTCGAGTACCTGTATAAGAAGAACGCCGCCACTATTGCCCAGATTGCTCAGGGAACGAAGCTCTCGCCCAAGGAAGTCGCATCTCAAATAGAGTTCTTCTCTCAGGCCGGCTACCTCATGACCGTCGAGATGTAGTTTCGTCTGGTTAAGGTATATAGAAAAAGCGGCTGTGACTATCAGCCGCTTATGTTTTGGTCAAGTGTGAACGGGGTAATTCAGCTAATCAACTCCCTGATATCCCCCCAA is drawn from Dehalococcoidia bacterium and contains these coding sequences:
- the galE gene encoding UDP-glucose 4-epimerase GalE → MAKKAQDTKILVTGGAGYVGSVVTEELLASGRKVVVVDDLRQGHRDAVAKEAELVMGDIRDEMLLEDIFKSSKIEAVVHLAADSIIGTSMTDPRLCLENNVIGGMTILKQMLKHKVTNLVFSSSAAVYGEPRSVPIDENHPTEPINTYGESKLLFERMLFWYGRAYGLKYVSLRYFNAAGASERFGEDHRPESHLVPCVLAAARGKVASMAVFGNDYPTKDGSCVRDYIHVVDIAQAHILALKKLKTLSGRAYNLGSGSGCSVLQVIKAARKITGADIPVQFHARRTGDPAVLVASCDLAKKELGWQPAYTKIEDIIESAWRWRCNYPDGYRK